One genomic window of Nicotiana sylvestris chromosome 10, ASM39365v2, whole genome shotgun sequence includes the following:
- the LOC138879154 gene encoding uncharacterized protein translates to MANGEETSTGTSTATNIDYHHPLYLQLYDTPGSSLISIQLTGSENYALWSRSMKIGLIELLSGIVYKSSAHKVWTDLKDKYDKVHGSRIFFLHKEIATLSHGISSVSTYFSKLTDLWEEYDALMPCPRCDCPESKSYFEHFEYQRLLQFLMELNETYSQPRSQILMMSHVPAVNKAYSMIVSEESQRALGKFSQSIDIGDGTTLFTNKGMNSGNNYKPRRGNLFCDYYNYKGHTRDTCFKLHGYPADFKMRKKTTGFLQ, encoded by the exons ATGGCGAATGGAGAAGAAACCTCAACTGGAACAAGCACAGCAACGAACATAGATTATCATCATCCATTATATTTACAGCTATATGATACTCCAGGTAGTTCCTTGATCTCTATTCAACTAACTGGATCTGAAAACTATGCATTGTGGAGTAGATCTATGAAAATAGGTCTAATTG AATTACTTAGTGGAATTGTCTACAAATCCAGTGCACACAAAGTCTGGACTGATTTGAAGGATAAGTATGATAAGGTACATGGATCTCGCATATTCTTCCTGCACAAGGAAATTGCAACTTTATCGCATGGAATTTCATCAGTTTCTACATATTTCTCCAAATTGACAGACCTCTGGGAGGAATATGATGCCTTGATGCCCTGCCCTAGGTGTGACTGCCCAGAATCTAAGAGTTATTTTGAACATTTTGAGTATCAAAGGCTGCTGCAGTTCCTTATGGAGCTAAATGAAACATATAGCCAACCTAGGAGTCAGATATTGATGATGAGCCATGTTCCTGCAGTTAACAAAGCATACTCCATGATAGTTTCTGAAGAAAGCCAAAGAGCTTTGGGAAAGTTCTCCCAGTCTATAGACATTGGAGATGGAACAACACTATTCACCAACAAAGGCATGAATTCAGGGAACAATTATAAGCCTAGAAGAGGAAATTTATTCTGTGATTACTACAACTATAAAGGACACACAAGAGACACTTGCTTCAAGCTGCATGGTTATCCAGCTGATTTCAAAATGAGGAAGAAGACAACAGGTTTTCTTCAATGA